In Pelodiscus sinensis isolate JC-2024 chromosome 2, ASM4963464v1, whole genome shotgun sequence, the following proteins share a genomic window:
- the NKIRAS1 gene encoding NF-kappa-B inhibitor-interacting Ras-like protein 1 isoform X1, which translates to MGKGYKVVICGMASVGKTAILEQLLYGKHTVGLEEGATVEDVYLASVETDRGVKEQLRLYDTMGLQEGVEFPKHYFSVADGFVLVYAVNSLESFQRAEVLKKEIDTFRDKKEVIIVILGNKTDLTDQRQVETEVAQQWAKAEKVRLWEVTVTDRKTLIEPFTSLASKLSQSQNKSAFPLPGRKSKGNNCDN; encoded by the exons ATGGGAAAGGGCTACAAAGTGGTGATTTGTGGAATGGCATCAGTGGGAAAAACAGCAATTTTGGAGCAGCTTCTCTATGGAAAACATACTGTTG gtTTAGAAGAGGGAGCAACAGTGGAAGACGTGTATTTGGCGTCAGTCGAAACAGATCGTGGGGTAAAGGAACAGTTACGGCTGTATGACACTATGGGTCTGCAAGAGGGTGTAGAATTTCCAAAGCATTACTTCTCTGTTGCTGATGGCTTTGTTCTTGTGTATGCTGTGAACAGCCTTGAATCCTTCCAGAGAGCTGAAGTGCTCAAGAAAGAGATTGACACATTCAGAGACAAAAAAGAG GTGATAATTGTCATCTTAGGAAACAAAACTGACCTCACTGACCAAAGACAAGTGGAAACAGAAGTAGCACAGCAGTGGGCAAAGGCTGAGAAGGTGAGACTATGGGAGGTGACAGTAACAGATCGGAAAACACTCATTGAACCTTTCACTTCGTTAGCCAGCAAACTTTCCCAATCCCAGAACAAGTCAGCATTTCCCTTGCCTGGAAGGAAGAGCAAAGGCAATAACTGTGATAACTAA
- the NKIRAS1 gene encoding NF-kappa-B inhibitor-interacting Ras-like protein 1 isoform X2, translating to MENILLHEGPFYPFLISLESFQRAEVLKKEIDTFRDKKEVIIVILGNKTDLTDQRQVETEVAQQWAKAEKVRLWEVTVTDRKTLIEPFTSLASKLSQSQNKSAFPLPGRKSKGNNCDN from the exons ATGGAAAACATACTGTTG CACGAAGGAcctttttacccctttctcatCAG CCTTGAATCCTTCCAGAGAGCTGAAGTGCTCAAGAAAGAGATTGACACATTCAGAGACAAAAAAGAG GTGATAATTGTCATCTTAGGAAACAAAACTGACCTCACTGACCAAAGACAAGTGGAAACAGAAGTAGCACAGCAGTGGGCAAAGGCTGAGAAGGTGAGACTATGGGAGGTGACAGTAACAGATCGGAAAACACTCATTGAACCTTTCACTTCGTTAGCCAGCAAACTTTCCCAATCCCAGAACAAGTCAGCATTTCCCTTGCCTGGAAGGAAGAGCAAAGGCAATAACTGTGATAACTAA